One Geotrypetes seraphini chromosome 15, aGeoSer1.1, whole genome shotgun sequence genomic window carries:
- the TAS1R1 gene encoding taste receptor type 1 member 1 isoform X1, whose translation MLLGLTSSDKSHNYKKDMLFSKELIFFWYTFAVLDVASLGQTSDHSSVFSVPGDYIIAGAFSVHSETMHFISSPEVDAFERFDFSDPGYHLIQAMRFSIEEINNSSHLLPNVTLGYEIYDTCSESANLHATLDFVSQQAFPYVKMQNNFTSYRPKAIAVIGPESSDLAFTTASILGLFLVPQISYEATNEALSLKRLYPSFLRTIPNDRLQVEVLVLLLQSFNWTWIAIVGSDDDYGRQGLQGLYDLATENAICVPYQAIIPDGTNEKGAEEVKKIVHSLTQTGVRVVVVFSTKRVAKVFFEAVIQHNVTQMVWLGTEDWLLSPWISNIPNIEKIGTVMGISMKQVELPGLREFESIYSGKNSSSQVENCCQICHKCRSFSPQSLPTPSDFDRQVSFNVYTAVYAVAYALHELLGCKSGACSRDTFYPWQLLERIRNISFTLHNQTIYFDKEGNPGTGYDIAMWERIRESWSSVVIGSFRQNQRRLDIIRDDLKWHTEDNKVPVSVCSKECEAGEKRLKTSVHQCCFACKPCPKMTFLNKTNVYECQPCMTHEWSPPKSETCFNKTIEYLYWTEPVALALLSAIIVLFLLAMAIVLIFVLNLNTPVVKSAGGKMCFTVLGSLVCACCTLFFYFGVPTKMRCMLRQPVFAISYTVCLSCLLVRSFQVVSIFKLAAKFPMFNDFWVKKNGPIIFIFTSSAIQIIISVIWISSQPSVPTEVSDNFDSQIILACSESLSAAAVLEIVYMGLLSTCCFVFCYVGKDLPENYNEAKCITFSLLIYFFSWIAFFTTYIVYKGKYITAVNILAILASIFGILIGYFVPKCYVILLRRDLNTTEHFQTSIQNYTKKKSCN comes from the exons ATGTTATTGGGACTGACATCATCTGATAAATCACATAATTACAag AAAGACATGCTGTTTTCTAAAGAACTGATTTTCTTTTGGTACACTTTTGCTGTCCTGGATGTGGCTTCTCTTGGTCAaacttcagatcattcttctgtATTTAGTGTTCCTGGAGACTACATCATCGCTGGAGCCTTCTCAGTTCACAGTGAAACCATGCACTTCATATCCTCTCCTGAAGTAGATGCATTTGAGCG ATTTGACTTCAGCGATCCAGGCTATCACTTAATCCAGGCTATGAGATTTAGCATTGAAGAAATAAACAACTCCAGCCACCTTCTCCCAAATGTGACCTTGGGATACGAGATCTATGACACCTGTTCAGAATCTGCTAATTTGCATGCAACACTGGATTTTGTCTCCCAGCAGGCATTCCCCTATGTAAAGATGCAAAACAATTTCACCAGCTATCGGCCCAAAGCTATAGCTGTGATAGGACCTGAGAGCAGTGACCTTGCTTTCACCACAGCAAGCATACTTGGTCTTTTTCTCGTACCACAG ATAAGTTATGAAGCCACAAATGAAGCACTGAGTTTAAAAAGGCTTTATCCGTCCTTCCTCCGAACTATTCCAAATGACAGGCTGCAGGTGGAAGTGCTGGTTCTTCTGCTGCAATCCTTTAATTGGACTTGGATAGCGATTGTGGGGAGTGATGACGACTATGGCAGACAGGGGCTGCAGGGCCTCTATGACCTGGCAACAGAAAATGCGATCTGCGTACCTTACCAAGCCATCATTCCTGACGGTACCAATGAGAAAGGAGCAGAAGAAGTGAAAAAGATTGTTCACAGCCTGACGCAGACAGGAGTTCGAGTTGTGGTGGTTTTTTCCACCAAGCGTGTGGCTAAAGTATTTTTTGAAGCTGTTATACAACACAATGTCACTCAGATGGTATGGCTTGGCACAGAGGACTGGTTATTGTCACCATGGATTTCCAACATACCGAATATTGAAAAAATAGGCACAGTGATGGGCATTTCAATGAAACAAGTTGAACTGCCAGGTCTGAGGGAGTTTGAGAGCATCTATTCAGGAAAGAACAGCAGCAGCCAAGTGGAGAACTGTTGTCAGATCTGCCATAAGTGTCGGTCATTCAGCCCTCAGAGCTTGCCCACACCGAGTGACTTTGACCGCCAGGTCTCATTCAATGTGTACACTGCGGTCTACGCCGTGGCATATGCCCTGCATGAACTACTTGGCTGCAAGTCAGGAGCATGCAGCCGGGATACATTTTATCCATGGCAG CTTCTGGAAAGAATAAGGAACATCAGTTTTACTCTTCACAATCAGACCATATACtttgataaagaagggaatcctGGTACTGGATATGACATAGCTATGTGGGAGAGGATAAGGGAGAGCTGGTCTAGTGTTGTGATTGGATCATTTCGTCAAAATCAAAGACGATTGGACATCATTAGAGATGATCTGAAATGGCACACAGAGGACAACAAG GTTCCTGTGTCAGTTTGTTCTAAGGAGTGTGAAGCAGGAGAGAAGAGGCTGAAAACTAGTGTCCACCAATGCTGTTTTGCGTGTAAACCATGTCCAAAGATGACTTTCCTAAATAAAACTA ACGTGTATGAGTGCCAGCCCTGCATGACACATGAGTGGTCCCCACCAAAGAGTGAAACCTGCTTTAACAAAACCATTGAATACCTTTACTGGACTGAGCCAGTAGCCCTGGCACTTCTGTCTGCCATCATTGTCCTCTTCCTGTTGGCCATGGCCATTGTGTTAATCTTTGTGTTGAACCTCAATACACCAGTAGTTAAATCTGCAGGTGGAAAGATGTGTTTCACCGTGTTGGGATCCTTGGTCTGTGCATGTTGTACCTTATTCTTCTACTTCGGGGTGCCCACTAAGATGAGGTGCATGCTAAGACAGCCTGTTTTTGCCATTAGCTACACAGTTTGCCTCTCCTGCTTGCTTGTGAGGTCATTCCAGGTGGTCTCCATTTTCAAGCTGGCAGCCAAATTCCCCATGTTCAATGatttctgggtgaaaaagaacggGCCGATCATTTTTATATTCACGAGTTCAGCCATTCAGATTATCATTTCTGTCATTTGGATCAGCAGCCAGCCATCTGTTCCCACTGAGGTCTCGGATAATTTCGACAGTCAGATTATTTTGGCATGCTCAGAGAGCCTCTCCGCGGCGGCAGTGCTCGAGATTGTCTACATGGGTTTGCTCAGCACATGTTGCTTTGTGTTTTGCTACGTGGGGAAGGATTTGCCAGAAAATTACAACGAGGCAAAGTGCATCACCTTCAGCCTGCTGATCTATTTCTTCTCCTGGATTGCATTCTTCACAACCTATATAGTCTACAAGGGTAAATACATCACAGCAGTCAACATCCTGGCCATCTTGGCCAGTATATTTGGGATCCTCATAGGCTACTttgtaccaaaatgctatgtcATTCTTCTCAGAAGAGACCTGAACACCACAGAGCATTTCCAGACATCGATCCAAAACTATACCAAAAAGAAGAGCTGTAATTAA
- the TAS1R1 gene encoding taste receptor type 1 member 1 isoform X2, with amino-acid sequence MHFISSPEVDAFERFDFSDPGYHLIQAMRFSIEEINNSSHLLPNVTLGYEIYDTCSESANLHATLDFVSQQAFPYVKMQNNFTSYRPKAIAVIGPESSDLAFTTASILGLFLVPQISYEATNEALSLKRLYPSFLRTIPNDRLQVEVLVLLLQSFNWTWIAIVGSDDDYGRQGLQGLYDLATENAICVPYQAIIPDGTNEKGAEEVKKIVHSLTQTGVRVVVVFSTKRVAKVFFEAVIQHNVTQMVWLGTEDWLLSPWISNIPNIEKIGTVMGISMKQVELPGLREFESIYSGKNSSSQVENCCQICHKCRSFSPQSLPTPSDFDRQVSFNVYTAVYAVAYALHELLGCKSGACSRDTFYPWQLLERIRNISFTLHNQTIYFDKEGNPGTGYDIAMWERIRESWSSVVIGSFRQNQRRLDIIRDDLKWHTEDNKVPVSVCSKECEAGEKRLKTSVHQCCFACKPCPKMTFLNKTNVYECQPCMTHEWSPPKSETCFNKTIEYLYWTEPVALALLSAIIVLFLLAMAIVLIFVLNLNTPVVKSAGGKMCFTVLGSLVCACCTLFFYFGVPTKMRCMLRQPVFAISYTVCLSCLLVRSFQVVSIFKLAAKFPMFNDFWVKKNGPIIFIFTSSAIQIIISVIWISSQPSVPTEVSDNFDSQIILACSESLSAAAVLEIVYMGLLSTCCFVFCYVGKDLPENYNEAKCITFSLLIYFFSWIAFFTTYIVYKGKYITAVNILAILASIFGILIGYFVPKCYVILLRRDLNTTEHFQTSIQNYTKKKSCN; translated from the exons ATGCACTTCATATCCTCTCCTGAAGTAGATGCATTTGAGCG ATTTGACTTCAGCGATCCAGGCTATCACTTAATCCAGGCTATGAGATTTAGCATTGAAGAAATAAACAACTCCAGCCACCTTCTCCCAAATGTGACCTTGGGATACGAGATCTATGACACCTGTTCAGAATCTGCTAATTTGCATGCAACACTGGATTTTGTCTCCCAGCAGGCATTCCCCTATGTAAAGATGCAAAACAATTTCACCAGCTATCGGCCCAAAGCTATAGCTGTGATAGGACCTGAGAGCAGTGACCTTGCTTTCACCACAGCAAGCATACTTGGTCTTTTTCTCGTACCACAG ATAAGTTATGAAGCCACAAATGAAGCACTGAGTTTAAAAAGGCTTTATCCGTCCTTCCTCCGAACTATTCCAAATGACAGGCTGCAGGTGGAAGTGCTGGTTCTTCTGCTGCAATCCTTTAATTGGACTTGGATAGCGATTGTGGGGAGTGATGACGACTATGGCAGACAGGGGCTGCAGGGCCTCTATGACCTGGCAACAGAAAATGCGATCTGCGTACCTTACCAAGCCATCATTCCTGACGGTACCAATGAGAAAGGAGCAGAAGAAGTGAAAAAGATTGTTCACAGCCTGACGCAGACAGGAGTTCGAGTTGTGGTGGTTTTTTCCACCAAGCGTGTGGCTAAAGTATTTTTTGAAGCTGTTATACAACACAATGTCACTCAGATGGTATGGCTTGGCACAGAGGACTGGTTATTGTCACCATGGATTTCCAACATACCGAATATTGAAAAAATAGGCACAGTGATGGGCATTTCAATGAAACAAGTTGAACTGCCAGGTCTGAGGGAGTTTGAGAGCATCTATTCAGGAAAGAACAGCAGCAGCCAAGTGGAGAACTGTTGTCAGATCTGCCATAAGTGTCGGTCATTCAGCCCTCAGAGCTTGCCCACACCGAGTGACTTTGACCGCCAGGTCTCATTCAATGTGTACACTGCGGTCTACGCCGTGGCATATGCCCTGCATGAACTACTTGGCTGCAAGTCAGGAGCATGCAGCCGGGATACATTTTATCCATGGCAG CTTCTGGAAAGAATAAGGAACATCAGTTTTACTCTTCACAATCAGACCATATACtttgataaagaagggaatcctGGTACTGGATATGACATAGCTATGTGGGAGAGGATAAGGGAGAGCTGGTCTAGTGTTGTGATTGGATCATTTCGTCAAAATCAAAGACGATTGGACATCATTAGAGATGATCTGAAATGGCACACAGAGGACAACAAG GTTCCTGTGTCAGTTTGTTCTAAGGAGTGTGAAGCAGGAGAGAAGAGGCTGAAAACTAGTGTCCACCAATGCTGTTTTGCGTGTAAACCATGTCCAAAGATGACTTTCCTAAATAAAACTA ACGTGTATGAGTGCCAGCCCTGCATGACACATGAGTGGTCCCCACCAAAGAGTGAAACCTGCTTTAACAAAACCATTGAATACCTTTACTGGACTGAGCCAGTAGCCCTGGCACTTCTGTCTGCCATCATTGTCCTCTTCCTGTTGGCCATGGCCATTGTGTTAATCTTTGTGTTGAACCTCAATACACCAGTAGTTAAATCTGCAGGTGGAAAGATGTGTTTCACCGTGTTGGGATCCTTGGTCTGTGCATGTTGTACCTTATTCTTCTACTTCGGGGTGCCCACTAAGATGAGGTGCATGCTAAGACAGCCTGTTTTTGCCATTAGCTACACAGTTTGCCTCTCCTGCTTGCTTGTGAGGTCATTCCAGGTGGTCTCCATTTTCAAGCTGGCAGCCAAATTCCCCATGTTCAATGatttctgggtgaaaaagaacggGCCGATCATTTTTATATTCACGAGTTCAGCCATTCAGATTATCATTTCTGTCATTTGGATCAGCAGCCAGCCATCTGTTCCCACTGAGGTCTCGGATAATTTCGACAGTCAGATTATTTTGGCATGCTCAGAGAGCCTCTCCGCGGCGGCAGTGCTCGAGATTGTCTACATGGGTTTGCTCAGCACATGTTGCTTTGTGTTTTGCTACGTGGGGAAGGATTTGCCAGAAAATTACAACGAGGCAAAGTGCATCACCTTCAGCCTGCTGATCTATTTCTTCTCCTGGATTGCATTCTTCACAACCTATATAGTCTACAAGGGTAAATACATCACAGCAGTCAACATCCTGGCCATCTTGGCCAGTATATTTGGGATCCTCATAGGCTACTttgtaccaaaatgctatgtcATTCTTCTCAGAAGAGACCTGAACACCACAGAGCATTTCCAGACATCGATCCAAAACTATACCAAAAAGAAGAGCTGTAATTAA
- the TAS1R1 gene encoding taste receptor type 1 member 1 isoform X3, with amino-acid sequence MQNNFTSYRPKAIAVIGPESSDLAFTTASILGLFLVPQISYEATNEALSLKRLYPSFLRTIPNDRLQVEVLVLLLQSFNWTWIAIVGSDDDYGRQGLQGLYDLATENAICVPYQAIIPDGTNEKGAEEVKKIVHSLTQTGVRVVVVFSTKRVAKVFFEAVIQHNVTQMVWLGTEDWLLSPWISNIPNIEKIGTVMGISMKQVELPGLREFESIYSGKNSSSQVENCCQICHKCRSFSPQSLPTPSDFDRQVSFNVYTAVYAVAYALHELLGCKSGACSRDTFYPWQLLERIRNISFTLHNQTIYFDKEGNPGTGYDIAMWERIRESWSSVVIGSFRQNQRRLDIIRDDLKWHTEDNKVPVSVCSKECEAGEKRLKTSVHQCCFACKPCPKMTFLNKTNVYECQPCMTHEWSPPKSETCFNKTIEYLYWTEPVALALLSAIIVLFLLAMAIVLIFVLNLNTPVVKSAGGKMCFTVLGSLVCACCTLFFYFGVPTKMRCMLRQPVFAISYTVCLSCLLVRSFQVVSIFKLAAKFPMFNDFWVKKNGPIIFIFTSSAIQIIISVIWISSQPSVPTEVSDNFDSQIILACSESLSAAAVLEIVYMGLLSTCCFVFCYVGKDLPENYNEAKCITFSLLIYFFSWIAFFTTYIVYKGKYITAVNILAILASIFGILIGYFVPKCYVILLRRDLNTTEHFQTSIQNYTKKKSCN; translated from the exons ATGCAAAACAATTTCACCAGCTATCGGCCCAAAGCTATAGCTGTGATAGGACCTGAGAGCAGTGACCTTGCTTTCACCACAGCAAGCATACTTGGTCTTTTTCTCGTACCACAG ATAAGTTATGAAGCCACAAATGAAGCACTGAGTTTAAAAAGGCTTTATCCGTCCTTCCTCCGAACTATTCCAAATGACAGGCTGCAGGTGGAAGTGCTGGTTCTTCTGCTGCAATCCTTTAATTGGACTTGGATAGCGATTGTGGGGAGTGATGACGACTATGGCAGACAGGGGCTGCAGGGCCTCTATGACCTGGCAACAGAAAATGCGATCTGCGTACCTTACCAAGCCATCATTCCTGACGGTACCAATGAGAAAGGAGCAGAAGAAGTGAAAAAGATTGTTCACAGCCTGACGCAGACAGGAGTTCGAGTTGTGGTGGTTTTTTCCACCAAGCGTGTGGCTAAAGTATTTTTTGAAGCTGTTATACAACACAATGTCACTCAGATGGTATGGCTTGGCACAGAGGACTGGTTATTGTCACCATGGATTTCCAACATACCGAATATTGAAAAAATAGGCACAGTGATGGGCATTTCAATGAAACAAGTTGAACTGCCAGGTCTGAGGGAGTTTGAGAGCATCTATTCAGGAAAGAACAGCAGCAGCCAAGTGGAGAACTGTTGTCAGATCTGCCATAAGTGTCGGTCATTCAGCCCTCAGAGCTTGCCCACACCGAGTGACTTTGACCGCCAGGTCTCATTCAATGTGTACACTGCGGTCTACGCCGTGGCATATGCCCTGCATGAACTACTTGGCTGCAAGTCAGGAGCATGCAGCCGGGATACATTTTATCCATGGCAG CTTCTGGAAAGAATAAGGAACATCAGTTTTACTCTTCACAATCAGACCATATACtttgataaagaagggaatcctGGTACTGGATATGACATAGCTATGTGGGAGAGGATAAGGGAGAGCTGGTCTAGTGTTGTGATTGGATCATTTCGTCAAAATCAAAGACGATTGGACATCATTAGAGATGATCTGAAATGGCACACAGAGGACAACAAG GTTCCTGTGTCAGTTTGTTCTAAGGAGTGTGAAGCAGGAGAGAAGAGGCTGAAAACTAGTGTCCACCAATGCTGTTTTGCGTGTAAACCATGTCCAAAGATGACTTTCCTAAATAAAACTA ACGTGTATGAGTGCCAGCCCTGCATGACACATGAGTGGTCCCCACCAAAGAGTGAAACCTGCTTTAACAAAACCATTGAATACCTTTACTGGACTGAGCCAGTAGCCCTGGCACTTCTGTCTGCCATCATTGTCCTCTTCCTGTTGGCCATGGCCATTGTGTTAATCTTTGTGTTGAACCTCAATACACCAGTAGTTAAATCTGCAGGTGGAAAGATGTGTTTCACCGTGTTGGGATCCTTGGTCTGTGCATGTTGTACCTTATTCTTCTACTTCGGGGTGCCCACTAAGATGAGGTGCATGCTAAGACAGCCTGTTTTTGCCATTAGCTACACAGTTTGCCTCTCCTGCTTGCTTGTGAGGTCATTCCAGGTGGTCTCCATTTTCAAGCTGGCAGCCAAATTCCCCATGTTCAATGatttctgggtgaaaaagaacggGCCGATCATTTTTATATTCACGAGTTCAGCCATTCAGATTATCATTTCTGTCATTTGGATCAGCAGCCAGCCATCTGTTCCCACTGAGGTCTCGGATAATTTCGACAGTCAGATTATTTTGGCATGCTCAGAGAGCCTCTCCGCGGCGGCAGTGCTCGAGATTGTCTACATGGGTTTGCTCAGCACATGTTGCTTTGTGTTTTGCTACGTGGGGAAGGATTTGCCAGAAAATTACAACGAGGCAAAGTGCATCACCTTCAGCCTGCTGATCTATTTCTTCTCCTGGATTGCATTCTTCACAACCTATATAGTCTACAAGGGTAAATACATCACAGCAGTCAACATCCTGGCCATCTTGGCCAGTATATTTGGGATCCTCATAGGCTACTttgtaccaaaatgctatgtcATTCTTCTCAGAAGAGACCTGAACACCACAGAGCATTTCCAGACATCGATCCAAAACTATACCAAAAAGAAGAGCTGTAATTAA